The following are encoded together in the Streptococcus oralis genome:
- a CDS encoding acetolactate synthase large subunit — MEKISLESPKTGSDLVLETLRDLGIDTIFGYPGGAVLPLYDAIYNFKGIRHILGRHEQGCLHEAEGYAKSTGKLGVAVVTSGPGATNAITGIADAMSDSVPLLVFTGQVARAGIGKDAFQEADIVGITMPITKYNYQVRETADIPRIITEAVHIATTGRPGPVVIDLPKDVSALETDFIYSPEVNLPSYQPTLDPNDMQIKKILKQLSKAKKPVLLAGGGISYAEASKELNEFAERYQIPVVTSLLGQGTIATSHPLFLGMGGMHGSFAANIAMTEADFMISIGCRFDDRLTGNPKTFAKNAKVAHIDVDPAEIGKIISADIPVVGDAKKALQMLLAEPTVHNNTEKWIEKVTKDKNRVRSYDKKERVVQPQAVIERIGKLTNGDAIVVTDVGQHQMWTAQYYPYQNERQLVTSGGLGTMGFGVPAAIGAKIANPEKEVILFVGDGGFQMTNQELAILNIYKVPIKVVMLNNHSLGMVRQWQESFYEGRTSESVFDTLPDFQLMAQAYGIKNYKFDNPETIEKDLEVILEDVPMFIEVDISRKEQVLPMVPAGKSNHEMLGVQFHA; from the coding sequence ATGGAGAAAATCAGTTTAGAATCTCCTAAGACGGGGTCGGACCTAGTTTTGGAAACACTTCGGGACTTAGGGATTGATACCATTTTTGGTTATCCTGGTGGTGCGGTCTTACCTTTGTATGATGCGATATACAATTTTAAAGGTATTCGCCACATCTTAGGACGCCATGAGCAAGGTTGTTTGCACGAAGCTGAAGGATATGCCAAATCAACTGGAAAGTTGGGCGTTGCCGTCGTCACGAGTGGGCCGGGAGCAACAAATGCCATTACAGGGATTGCAGATGCCATGAGCGATAGCGTTCCCCTTTTGGTCTTTACAGGTCAGGTTGCGCGAGCTGGGATTGGGAAAGATGCCTTTCAGGAAGCAGACATCGTGGGGATTACCATGCCCATTACCAAGTACAATTACCAAGTTCGTGAGACAGCAGATATTCCTCGTATCATTACGGAAGCTGTCCATATCGCAACGACAGGTCGTCCAGGTCCTGTTGTGATTGACTTGCCAAAGGATGTATCAGCTCTAGAGACAGATTTCATCTATTCACCAGAGGTGAATTTACCAAGTTACCAACCGACGCTTGATCCGAATGACATGCAAATCAAGAAAATCTTGAAGCAATTGTCAAAAGCCAAGAAACCTGTTTTGTTAGCAGGCGGTGGTATCAGCTATGCGGAAGCTTCTAAGGAGCTCAATGAATTTGCTGAACGTTACCAAATTCCAGTAGTCACTAGTCTTTTGGGGCAAGGTACCATTGCAACGAGTCATCCGCTCTTCCTAGGGATGGGAGGCATGCACGGTTCTTTCGCAGCTAACATTGCAATGACGGAAGCGGACTTTATGATTAGTATTGGTTGCCGTTTCGATGACCGCTTGACTGGGAACCCTAAGACCTTCGCGAAGAATGCTAAGGTTGCCCATATCGATGTTGACCCAGCTGAGATTGGTAAGATTATCAGTGCAGATATTCCTGTAGTGGGGGATGCTAAGAAAGCCTTGCAGATGCTGCTCGCAGAACCAACTGTTCATAACAATACTGAAAAGTGGATTGAAAAAGTCACCAAGGACAAGAATCGAGTTCGTTCTTATGATAAGAAAGAACGTGTGGTTCAACCTCAGGCCGTTATTGAACGCATCGGTAAGTTGACAAATGGGGATGCCATTGTTGTCACAGACGTAGGGCAACACCAAATGTGGACAGCTCAGTATTATCCTTACCAAAATGAGCGTCAGTTAGTCACTTCAGGTGGCTTGGGTACCATGGGGTTCGGAGTTCCTGCAGCTATTGGAGCCAAGATTGCCAATCCAGAAAAAGAAGTTATCCTTTTTGTCGGTGATGGTGGCTTCCAAATGACTAACCAGGAACTAGCTATCCTAAACATCTACAAGGTGCCGATTAAGGTTGTCATGTTGAATAACCACTCACTAGGAATGGTTCGTCAGTGGCAGGAATCCTTCTATGAGGGTAGAACTTCCGAGTCAGTCTTTGATACACTTCCTGACTTCCAGCTGATGGCACAGGCCTACGGCATCAAAAACTATAAATTTGATAATCCAGAGACGATAGAGAAGGATCTAGAAGTCATTCTGGAGGATGTGCCCATGTTTATCGAGGTGGATATTTCTCGTAAGGAACAGGTATTACCGATGGTACCAGCTGGTAAGAGCAATCATGAGATGTTGGGGGTGCAGTTCCATGCGTAG
- the fusA gene encoding elongation factor G gives MAREFSLEKTRNIGIMAHVDAGKTTTTERILYYTGKIHKIGETHEGASQMDWMEQEQERGITITSAATTAQWNNHRVNIIDTPGHVDFTIEVQRSLRVLDGAVTVLDSQSGVEPQTETVWRQATEYGVPRIVFANKMDKIGADFLYSVSTLHDRLQANAHPIQLPIGAEDDFRGIIDLIKMKAEIYTNDLGTDILEEDIPAEYLDQAQEYREKLVEAVAETDEDLMMKYLEGEEITNEELKAAIRKATINVEFFPVLCGSAFKNKGVQLMLDAVIDYLPSPLDIPAIKGINPDTDEEETRPASDEEPFAALAFKIMTDPFVGRLTFFRVYSGVLQSGSYVLNTSKGKRERIGRILQMHANSRQEIDTVYSGDIAAAVGLKDTTTGDSLTDEKAKIILESINVPEPVIQLMVEPKSKADQDKMGIALQKLAEEDPTFRVETNVETGETVISGMGELHLDVLVDRMRREFKVEANVGAPQVSYRETFRASTQARGFFKRQSGGKGQFGDVWIEFTPNEEGKGFEFENAIVGGVVPREFIPAVEKGLVESMANGVLAGYPMVDVKAKLYDGSYHDVDSSETAFKIAASLALKEAAKSAQPAILEPMMLVTITVPEENLGDVMGHVTARRGRVDGMEAHGNSQIVRAYVPLAEMFGYATVLRSASQGRGTFMMVFDHYEDVPKSVQEEIIKKNKGED, from the coding sequence ATGGCACGCGAATTTTCACTTGAAAAAACTCGTAATATCGGTATCATGGCTCACGTCGATGCCGGTAAAACAACAACTACTGAGCGTATTCTTTACTACACTGGTAAAATCCACAAAATCGGTGAAACTCACGAAGGTGCGTCACAAATGGACTGGATGGAGCAAGAGCAAGAACGTGGTATCACTATCACATCTGCTGCGACAACAGCTCAATGGAACAACCACCGCGTAAACATCATCGACACACCAGGACACGTGGACTTCACAATCGAAGTACAACGTTCTCTTCGTGTATTGGACGGTGCGGTTACTGTTCTTGACTCACAATCAGGTGTTGAGCCTCAAACTGAAACAGTTTGGCGTCAAGCAACTGAGTACGGAGTTCCACGTATCGTATTTGCCAACAAAATGGACAAAATCGGTGCTGACTTCCTTTACTCAGTAAGCACACTTCACGACCGTCTTCAAGCAAACGCACACCCAATCCAATTGCCAATCGGTGCTGAAGATGACTTCCGCGGTATCATCGACTTGATCAAGATGAAAGCTGAAATCTATACTAATGACCTTGGTACAGATATCCTTGAAGAAGATATTCCAGCTGAATACCTTGACCAAGCTCAAGAATACCGTGAAAAATTGGTTGAAGCAGTCGCTGAAACTGATGAAGACTTGATGATGAAATACCTCGAAGGTGAAGAAATCACTAACGAAGAATTGAAAGCTGCTATCCGTAAAGCAACTATCAACGTTGAATTCTTCCCAGTATTATGTGGTTCTGCCTTCAAGAACAAAGGTGTTCAATTGATGCTTGATGCGGTTATCGACTACCTTCCAAGCCCACTTGACATCCCAGCGATCAAAGGTATCAACCCAGATACAGACGAAGAAGAAACTCGTCCAGCATCTGACGAAGAGCCATTCGCAGCTCTTGCCTTCAAGATCATGACGGACCCATTCGTAGGTCGTTTGACATTCTTCCGTGTATACTCAGGTGTTCTTCAATCAGGTTCTTACGTATTGAACACTTCTAAAGGTAAACGTGAACGTATCGGACGTATCCTTCAAATGCACGCTAACAGCCGTCAAGAAATTGACACTGTTTACTCAGGTGATATCGCTGCTGCCGTTGGTTTGAAAGATACTACAACTGGTGACTCATTGACAGATGAAAAAGCTAAAATCATCCTTGAGTCAATCAACGTTCCAGAACCAGTTATCCAATTGATGGTTGAGCCAAAATCTAAAGCTGACCAAGATAAGATGGGTATCGCCCTTCAAAAATTGGCTGAAGAAGACCCAACATTCCGCGTTGAAACAAACGTTGAAACTGGTGAAACAGTTATCTCAGGTATGGGTGAGCTTCACTTGGACGTCCTTGTTGACCGTATGCGTCGTGAGTTTAAAGTTGAAGCGAACGTAGGTGCTCCTCAAGTATCTTACCGTGAAACATTCCGCGCTTCTACTCAAGCACGTGGATTCTTCAAACGTCAGTCTGGTGGTAAAGGTCAATTCGGTGATGTATGGATTGAATTTACTCCAAACGAAGAAGGTAAAGGATTCGAATTCGAAAACGCAATCGTCGGTGGTGTGGTTCCTCGTGAATTTATCCCAGCGGTTGAAAAAGGTTTGGTAGAATCTATGGCTAACGGTGTTCTTGCAGGTTACCCAATGGTTGACGTGAAAGCTAAGCTTTACGATGGTTCATACCACGATGTCGACTCATCTGAAACTGCCTTCAAGATCGCGGCTTCACTTGCCCTTAAAGAAGCTGCTAAGTCAGCACAACCAGCTATCCTTGAGCCAATGATGCTTGTAACCATCACTGTTCCAGAAGAAAACCTTGGTGATGTTATGGGTCACGTGACTGCTCGTCGTGGACGTGTAGATGGTATGGAAGCACACGGTAACAGCCAAATCGTTCGTGCTTACGTTCCACTTGCTGAAATGTTCGGTTACGCAACAGTTCTTCGTTCTGCATCACAAGGACGTGGTACCTTCATGATGGTATTTGACCACTACGAAGATGTACCTAAGTCAGTACAAGAAGAAATCATTAAGAAAAATAAAGGTGAAGACTAA
- the rpsG gene encoding 30S ribosomal protein S7: MSRKNRAPKRDVLPDPLYNSQLVTRLINRVMLDGKRGTAASIVYGAFEQIKEATGNDALEVFETAMENIMPVLEVRARRVGGSNYQVPVEVRPERRTTLGLRWLVTIARLRGEHTMQDRLAKEILDAANNTGAAVKKREDTHRMAEANRAFAHFRW; encoded by the coding sequence ATGAGTCGTAAAAATAGAGCTCCAAAACGTGACGTATTGCCAGATCCGCTTTACAATTCACAACTAGTTACTCGTCTTATCAACCGCGTTATGCTTGACGGTAAACGTGGTACAGCTGCTTCAATCGTTTACGGTGCTTTTGAGCAAATCAAAGAAGCTACTGGTAACGATGCACTTGAAGTATTTGAAACAGCTATGGAAAACATCATGCCTGTACTTGAAGTACGTGCACGTCGTGTTGGTGGATCTAACTACCAAGTCCCAGTTGAAGTTCGTCCAGAACGTCGTACAACACTTGGACTTCGTTGGTTGGTAACCATCGCTCGCCTTCGTGGTGAACACACAATGCAAGACCGTCTTGCAAAAGAAATCTTGGATGCTGCGAACAACACTGGTGCAGCAGTTAAGAAACGTGAAGACACTCACCGTATGGCTGAAGCTAACCGTGCCTTCGCACACTTCCGTTGGTAA
- the rpsL gene encoding 30S ribosomal protein S12, which translates to MPTINQLVRKPRKSKVEKSKSPALNVGYNSHKKVQTNVSSPQKRGVATRVGTMTPKKPNSALRKFARVRLSNLIEVTAYIPGIGHNLQEHSVVLLRGGRVKDLPGVRYHIVRGALDTAGVNDRKQGRSKYGTKRPKKA; encoded by the coding sequence ATGCCTACAATTAACCAATTGGTTCGCAAACCGCGTAAATCAAAAGTAGAAAAATCTAAATCACCAGCTTTGAACGTTGGTTACAACAGTCATAAAAAAGTTCAAACAAACGTTTCTTCACCACAAAAACGTGGTGTTGCAACTCGTGTGGGAACAATGACACCTAAAAAACCTAACTCTGCCCTTCGTAAATTCGCTCGTGTACGTTTGAGCAACCTTATCGAAGTTACTGCCTACATCCCAGGTATCGGACACAACTTGCAAGAACACAGCGTGGTGCTTCTTCGTGGTGGACGTGTAAAAGACCTTCCAGGGGTACGTTACCATATCGTCCGTGGTGCACTTGATACTGCAGGTGTTAACGATCGTAAACAAGGCCGTTCTAAATACGGTACTAAACGTCCGAAAAAAGCATAA
- a CDS encoding response regulator transcription factor, with amino-acid sequence MKLLVAEDQSMLRDAMCQLLTFQPDVESVLQAKDGQEAIQLLEKELVDIAILDVEMPVKTGLEVLEWIRAEKPKIKVVVVTTFKRPGYFERAVKAGVDAYVLKERSIADLMQTLHTVLEGRKEYSPELMEVVMTHPNPLTEQEIAVLKGIAQGLSNQEIADQLYLSNGTVRNYVTNILSKLDAGNRTEAANIAKESGWL; translated from the coding sequence ATGAAACTACTTGTTGCAGAAGATCAAAGTATGTTGCGAGATGCCATGTGCCAGTTGCTTACCTTTCAACCAGATGTAGAGTCTGTCCTACAAGCCAAGGATGGCCAAGAAGCAATTCAACTTTTAGAAAAAGAGTTAGTCGATATCGCCATTCTTGACGTAGAAATGCCTGTTAAGACAGGCCTCGAAGTCTTGGAGTGGATACGAGCAGAAAAGCCAAAAATAAAGGTGGTTGTGGTGACGACCTTCAAACGTCCCGGATATTTTGAACGTGCGGTCAAGGCTGGAGTGGATGCTTATGTCTTGAAAGAAAGAAGCATTGCAGACCTCATGCAAACCTTGCACACTGTTCTCGAAGGACGCAAGGAATATTCGCCTGAATTGATGGAAGTGGTGATGACGCACCCCAATCCGTTAACAGAGCAAGAAATCGCTGTTTTAAAGGGAATCGCTCAGGGTTTGTCTAATCAAGAAATCGCAGATCAGCTTTATCTATCAAATGGAACCGTCCGAAACTATGTCACCAATATTCTTTCGAAACTAGATGCTGGTAATCGAACGGAGGCAGCTAACATTGCAAAAGAATCTGGTTGGCTTTGA
- a CDS encoding sensor histidine kinase → MLEKFKNIHYMFHISIVFIIFPIAGVIVGDYPLLTLLWTLLFVLAFYSVLISQNRTVQWLAWWSMLVYIFYTSVWLSSGFTWFIFYLSNLLIYELDEISFHSWRFVSFIVLQPFILTGIYMVNHVSPWQLLFFLVTFIFSDAMTFGLYRIRLSEDIKEEKMKQNAKLNLFLAENERSRIGQDLHDSLGHTFAMLSVKTDLALQLLQMQAYPQVEKELKEIHQISKESMNEVRTIIENLKTRTLASEFATVKKMLEIAGIETEINHQLDTASLTQELESTASMILLELVTNIIKHAKASKAYLKLERTEKELILTVRDDGCGFASLKGDELHTVRDRVLPFSGEVKVISQKHPTEVQVRLAYKERN, encoded by the coding sequence ATGTTGGAAAAATTTAAAAACATTCATTATATGTTTCATATTTCAATTGTGTTTATCATCTTTCCTATAGCGGGTGTCATCGTTGGAGATTACCCGCTTTTAACCTTGCTATGGACCCTACTATTTGTACTTGCCTTCTATTCGGTTTTAATCAGTCAGAATCGCACCGTGCAGTGGCTAGCATGGTGGTCCATGCTTGTCTACATTTTTTATACATCTGTTTGGCTAAGTTCAGGTTTCACATGGTTTATCTTTTATTTATCCAATCTCCTTATTTATGAGCTGGATGAGATTTCTTTTCACTCTTGGCGTTTTGTCAGTTTTATTGTCCTGCAACCATTTATTCTGACCGGAATCTATATGGTCAATCATGTTAGTCCCTGGCAGCTACTCTTTTTCTTGGTGACCTTTATCTTTTCCGATGCAATGACCTTTGGTCTTTATCGAATTCGATTGTCGGAGGACATAAAAGAAGAAAAGATGAAACAAAATGCCAAGCTCAATCTTTTCTTGGCTGAAAACGAACGCAGTCGTATCGGCCAAGATCTTCATGACAGTCTAGGCCATACCTTTGCCATGCTGAGTGTGAAGACGGACCTTGCCCTCCAGCTTCTCCAAATGCAGGCCTATCCTCAAGTGGAAAAAGAATTAAAAGAAATTCATCAGATCAGTAAAGAATCCATGAATGAAGTTCGTACAATTATCGAAAATCTTAAAACCAGAACCCTTGCTTCCGAATTTGCGACTGTTAAAAAAATGCTGGAAATTGCAGGAATTGAAACGGAAATCAATCACCAACTAGATACGGCTAGCCTAACTCAGGAATTAGAATCAACGGCCTCCATGATTTTGCTTGAGTTAGTGACCAACATCATCAAACATGCCAAAGCATCGAAAGCTTACTTAAAATTAGAACGAACTGAGAAGGAACTCATTCTAACAGTGAGAGATGATGGCTGTGGCTTTGCTTCTCTAAAAGGGGATGAACTTCATACAGTCCGCGATCGTGTCCTTCCATTTTCAGGAGAAGTAAAGGTAATCAGTCAGAAACATCCGACGGAAGTGCAGGTTCGACTAGCTTATAAGGAGAGAAACTAA
- a CDS encoding ABC transporter permease: MKNMTSLMKVEIILMKRQAVYYLLSIGLPSVFYLIFSGMMSGSDIPEIALQAYLFAMTLFSIMSSAFFSIPSTLESDKTNNWQKLIQHSPVSMVEYYVSKLFSTLLTFLLSITVVFSVGHFVRGVTLPWLDWMVIGAILLIGSVVFISMGVLVSLLPSAQLMTVVGNIAYIALAVLGGLWFPLDSFPEWLQSIGKLTPTYQLMQVVSTYLEHHEFNILAALVVLGYTVFFGVLVIQLKKRIEVK, encoded by the coding sequence ATGAAAAATATGACAAGTCTCATGAAAGTGGAAATCATTCTGATGAAACGGCAAGCAGTCTACTATTTGCTATCCATCGGACTTCCAAGTGTGTTTTACCTTATCTTTTCTGGTATGATGTCAGGGTCAGATATTCCAGAAATTGCTCTTCAAGCCTATCTTTTTGCCATGACGCTCTTTAGTATCATGTCAAGTGCTTTTTTCAGTATCCCAAGCACACTCGAGTCTGATAAGACAAACAACTGGCAAAAATTGATTCAACATTCTCCCGTATCTATGGTAGAATATTATGTATCAAAACTGTTCAGTACCCTACTGACTTTCTTGTTATCAATTACAGTTGTCTTTTCAGTTGGTCATTTTGTCCGTGGAGTGACTCTGCCTTGGCTTGACTGGATGGTAATTGGTGCTATTTTGCTGATCGGAAGCGTGGTCTTTATCAGCATGGGGGTCTTGGTGAGCTTGCTACCCAGTGCTCAACTGATGACGGTTGTTGGAAATATTGCCTATATTGCTTTGGCTGTTCTAGGTGGACTGTGGTTCCCCTTGGATTCCTTCCCAGAATGGCTCCAATCTATTGGAAAGCTGACTCCAACCTATCAACTAATGCAGGTCGTCTCTACTTATTTGGAGCACCACGAGTTTAACATTCTTGCTGCCTTGGTTGTGCTAGGCTATACAGTTTTCTTTGGTGTACTGGTAATCCAGCTGAAAAAAAGGATTGAGGTAAAATAA
- a CDS encoding ABC transporter ATP-binding protein yields MTVIKVEKLSKKIKDKEILRNISFEINDGECVALIGPNGAGKTTLIDCLLGDKFVSSGQIAIQGFAPTDPRLKQLISILPQENTVVQDLKVKELLSFFQSIYPNSLSNQEIDDLLRFSDKQKNQLAGKLSGGQKRLFSFVLALIGRPKILFLDEPTAAMDTSTRQHFWEIVNQLKKNGVTIVYSSHYIEEVEHTADRILVLHKGELIRDTTPYAMRGEEQEKHFTVPLTYQEVISTLDQIQGLEIKQNALSFTTKEASQVWKVLQEQGCMIEEIEVRNRTLLDSIFETTQD; encoded by the coding sequence ATGACTGTGATTAAAGTTGAGAAATTGAGTAAGAAAATAAAAGACAAGGAGATCTTGCGGAACATCTCCTTTGAAATCAACGATGGTGAATGTGTCGCCTTGATCGGACCTAACGGAGCAGGTAAGACGACCTTGATTGATTGCCTCTTGGGCGACAAGTTCGTGAGCTCAGGTCAGATAGCTATTCAAGGCTTTGCACCAACAGATCCTCGATTAAAGCAGCTTATTTCTATCTTACCTCAAGAAAATACGGTGGTTCAAGACTTGAAAGTGAAAGAACTCTTATCCTTCTTTCAATCAATCTATCCAAACAGTCTCTCCAATCAAGAAATTGATGACTTGCTGAGATTTTCGGACAAACAGAAAAATCAGCTAGCGGGCAAGTTGTCTGGTGGGCAAAAACGTTTGTTCTCTTTCGTGTTGGCACTAATAGGTCGTCCGAAAATTCTATTTTTGGACGAACCAACTGCTGCCATGGATACCTCGACACGTCAGCATTTTTGGGAAATTGTCAATCAGTTAAAGAAAAATGGTGTCACCATTGTCTACTCTTCTCACTATATCGAAGAGGTAGAACATACGGCTGACCGCATTTTGGTCCTCCACAAGGGTGAATTGATCCGGGATACGACACCTTATGCCATGCGTGGTGAAGAACAAGAAAAACATTTTACGGTACCACTAACTTATCAGGAAGTTATCAGCACTTTGGACCAGATTCAAGGGCTTGAAATCAAGCAAAATGCTCTTTCCTTCACAACCAAAGAAGCCAGCCAGGTATGGAAAGTCTTGCAAGAACAGGGCTGCATGATCGAAGAAATTGAAGTTCGCAATCGAACTCTCTTAGACAGTATCTTCGAAACGACTCAAGACTAA